The Actinomycetota bacterium genome includes the window GCACCTCGTCGCGCGGCAGCGGCTCGACGTGGCCGACATCTCGATGACCGAGGTGATCGACCAGTACCTCGCGTACGTCGACCGGATGAAGGAGCTCGACCTGGAGGTCGCGAGCGACTTCCTGCTGGTGGCTGCGATGCTGCTCGAGATCAAGGCCGCCCGCCTGCTGCCCGAGGAGCGCGCGGAGCTCGACGAGGAGCTCGAGGACCTCGGCCCCGAGGAGGCGCGCGAGCTGCTCGTGGAGCGGCTGCTGGCCTACAAGCGCTTCAAGAACGCCGCCGGCGAGCTGAGCGCGCGCCACGAGGCGGAGGCGCGCATGCACCCGCGTGCGGCGGGCCTCGAGGAGCCGTTCCTCGGCCTGCTGCCCGACTTCCTCGAAGGCGTGACCCTGCGCTCGCTCGCGCTCATCTGCGCCGAGCTGGAGAGCCGGCGCGACCTGTTCCTGCTGGAGGCCGAGCACGTCGCCGCCCGGCCGATCTCGCTCGAGGAGCACGTGGACGTGGTGGCGATGCGCCTGTCGCGCGAGGGCCGCGTGACCTTCGCGGAGCTGCTGGTGTCGGGGGCGTCGCCGGAGGAGATCGTGGTGACGTTCCTCGCCATACTCGAACTGTACAAGCGCGGTGCCGCGGAACTGCGCCAGGAGAGCGCGTTCGGCGACATCGAGGTGGTCGCGATCGACGGGGAGGCCGCGTGAGCACTGCGGACGTGGGGCTGCGAGGCGCGCTTGAGGCGCTGCTGTTCGTCTCGGACGAGCCGGTCAGCGTGGCGCGGCTCGCGAAGATGACCGAGGCGCCCGAGGCCGAGGTGGCCGGCGAGTTGGCGTCGCTGGCGGCCGAGTACGCCGAGGCGGACCGCGGCTTCCAGCTGCGCGAGGCCGCGGGCGGGTGGCGCCTGTACACGCATCCGGCGCACCACGAGCTCATCGAGCGCTACGTGCTGTCGTGGGACACGCGGCGGCTCTCGCAGGCGTCGCTCGAGACGCTCGCTGTGGTCGCGTACCACCAGCCGGTGACGCGGCAGGGCGTGAACGCCGTGCGCGGCGTGAACTC containing:
- a CDS encoding segregation/condensation protein A, which produces MAYKVSVDAFEGPFDLLLHLVARQRLDVADISMTEVIDQYLAYVDRMKELDLEVASDFLLVAAMLLEIKAARLLPEERAELDEELEDLGPEEARELLVERLLAYKRFKNAAGELSARHEAEARMHPRAAGLEEPFLGLLPDFLEGVTLRSLALICAELESRRDLFLLEAEHVAARPISLEEHVDVVAMRLSREGRVTFAELLVSGASPEEIVVTFLAILELYKRGAAELRQESAFGDIEVVAIDGEAA
- the scpB gene encoding SMC-Scp complex subunit ScpB; this translates as MSTADVGLRGALEALLFVSDEPVSVARLAKMTEAPEAEVAGELASLAAEYAEADRGFQLREAAGGWRLYTHPAHHELIERYVLSWDTRRLSQASLETLAVVAYHQPVTRQGVNAVRGVNSEGVLASLVEKGLVREVGRSKEQGNAVLFGTTRTFLEKFGLRDISDLPPIEEFAPDADTEAAIRDRLEATEGPSLPGDDVDDIAEVD